The following proteins come from a genomic window of Lolium rigidum isolate FL_2022 chromosome 5, APGP_CSIRO_Lrig_0.1, whole genome shotgun sequence:
- the LOC124653339 gene encoding protein misato homolog 1-like: protein MREVVTVQVGGHANFVGSHFWNFQDELLGLADDPAADAAFRAAPLDMDVLYRAGETLQGVPTYCPRLVSVGSRGSLGSLSSSGAPGLSAAASEQLNITTWSGSVTRSVAKPHGRNLFLQSLAEDQIVSTSNGGNNLQKNVEDKDLVESLENDVNFWTDYTKVQYHPQSLYEMNGSWTDFEKFDNFGTAKEVVSEWSQMEEMNERLRFFVEECDHIQGIQFIVDDSGGFSSVAAQFLETIADDYTNTPVLLYCVRDPVTHGSARNQRETITRSLHDAVSFSKLSSFCSLVVPIGLPTLSQSYLSPFLSIQDTKPFHSSTISAAAIHTITVPFRLQNAGPASNLAHSSGNIDIRQLAHIISDQGRQNKVTALDVAMPAPSLKDGNDLWNIKSLHSLTPEISDEEEDPYSVESLVVHGVLLAGGQGASISQVKDSVCAAYERRATKPKFSHLSVSPCPLPIPLPFPSFFRSNIGRHGEIVGSHSEGTLPKGSLDVESIPMAARLRSSNAVLPFIERRSLSLQKLGVARGALGTQILRDWGFGKEEIEELSEHLLKMVRMFHPEDGLTSDSDYD from the exons ATGAGGGAGGTGGTGACGGTGCAGGTCGGCGGCCACGCCAACTTCGTCGGCTCCCACTTCTGGAACTTCCAG GATGAGCTCCTCGGCCTCGCCGACGaccccgccgccgacgccgccttcAGGGCCGCGCCGCTCGACATGGACGTCCTCTACCGCGCCGGGGAGACGCTCCAG GGCGTCCCCACCTACTGCCCCCGTCTGGTGTCCGTTGGCTCTCGAG GGTCTCTTGGCTCGTTAAGCTCCTCCGGCGCTCCTGGCCTGAGTGCTGCTGCCTCCGAGCAGCTCAACATCACTACATG GTCTGGAAGTGTAACAAGATCGGTAGCAAAACCTCATGGACGGAACTTGTTTCTGCAAAGCTTAGCTGAAGATCAGATCGTAAGCACTAGTAATGGTGGAAACAATTTGCAGAAAAATGTAGAAGATAAGGACCTTGTCGAGTCCCTGGAGAATGATGTCAACTTTTGGACTGATTACACGAAGGTTCAGTATCACCCTCAAAGCTTGTATGAAATGAATGGGTCATGGACAGACTTTGAAAAGTTTGATAACTTCGGGACTGCAAAAGAGGTAGTTTCAGAATGGTCTCAGATGGAGGAGATGAATGAGAGGCTAAGGTTCTTTGTTGAAGAATGCGACCATATTCAG GGTATCCAGTTTATTGTGGATGATTCAGGAGGTTTTTCCAGTGTAGCTGCACAGTTTTTGGAAACCATTGCTGATGATTACACAAACACACCTGTATTGCTTTATTGTGTGAGGGATCCAGTTACCCATGGATCAGCCAGGAATCAAAGGGAGACCATTACAAGATCGTTGCATGACGCTGTTTCATTTTCAAAGCTTTCGTCCTTTTGCAGTTTGGTGGTTCCAATTGGACTGCCCACTCTTAGTCAAA GTTATCTGTCGCCCTTCCTTTCTATACAAGACACAAAACCATTCCACTCCAGTACCATTTCCGCTGCAGCTATACATACAATAACTGTACCATTTAGACTACAGAATGCCGGCCCGGCTTCGAACTTAGCGCATTCATCTGGTAATATCGACATACGTCAACTCGCGCACATAATATCGGATCAGGGTAGGCAGAACAAGGTTACTGCTCTGGATGTAGCAATGCCCGCCCCTTCTTTGAAAG ATGGAAATGATTTGTGGAACATAAAGAGCCTGCACTCGCTAACCCCTGAAAtcagtgatgaagaagaagatcctTACTCTGTTGAATCGTTGGTGGTTCATGGAGTTCTGCTTGCAG GTGGGCAAGGGGCATCGATATCGCAAGTTAAGGACTCCGTGTGCGCAGCCTATGAACGCAGGGCCACAAAACCGAAGTTTTCCCATCTCTCAGTGTCTCCCTGCCCGCTACCCATCCCTCTACCGTTCCCGTCATTCTTCAGGAGCAACATTGGCCGGCATGGCGAAATCGTCGGGAGCCATTCCGAGGGAACCCTGCCAAAGGGTTCGCTCGATGTTGAGTCGATACCAATGGCGGCACGCCTGAGGTCGAGCAACGCGGTTCTGCCCTTCATAGAGAGGCGCTCACTCAGCCTCCAGAAGCTCGGCGTGGCCAGGGGCGCTCTGGGCACCCAGATACTCCGCGACTGGGGCTTCgggaaggaggagatcgaggaacTGTCTGAGCACCTATTGAAGATGGTCCGCATGTTCCATCCCGAGGATGGGCTAACATCAGATTCCGACTATGATTGA
- the LOC124653143 gene encoding uncharacterized protein LOC124653143 — protein sequence MSRNEVHLNCRNKEEHTPLGLALLRLPRGLKFMQAPQRWILNDLVLAGAELDTRRLDHFDAYNYDIPDKEKHSEVLSKSAGLGAVCAVLILNISFAAPFNISKLYPGS from the exons ATGAGCAGAAATGAAGTCCATTTGAATTGCAGAAATAAGGAGGAACACACACCTCTTGGTCTTGCGCTATTAAGACTCCCACGAGGTCTGAAATTCATGCAG GCCCCACAGCGGTGGATTTTGAACGACCTTGTGCTCGCTGGAGCTGAGTTGGATACTCGTAGATTGGATCATTTCGACGCCTACAACTACGACATACCTGACAAGGAGAAGCATTCTGAAGTATTAAGCAAGTCCGCTGGTCTCGGGGCCGTCTGCGCAGTGCTCATCTTGAATATATCTTTTGCGGCTCCTTTCAACATATCGAAATTGTACCCTGGATCCTAG
- the LOC124655781 gene encoding uncharacterized protein LOC124655781: MTTHKPISYHLSVIQLLWSVDEQNSTSLFKHAKVATPSSFYRVVPPYAPPDSAFIGVDCRPGRASFAGRNPYCELEDRMENIQGQERYPTDVNLLKAAREGNTQLLEQLLDEELPSRLNHIVVSVPTTSFGSSDGGIHEEQPANGQGGHGEASTSRHSNNSPSMSGEVTPDGGRPPPEHIGELSGRLTSHRHVSLTPFVSKLLQGVTSDLDVVLHIAAKLGHVDLVRAISMREGLVVNVPAKNKRGETPLHCAAANGNVDMIDLLILMAGEVGAMQLLSERNHNGETCLHEAVRCGNIEAAKRLVMADVAVQHYRDICKRPCAGANRGR; the protein is encoded by the exons ATGACCACACACAAGCCTATCAGCTATCATCTCTCGGTGATCCAGTTGTTGTGGAGTGTGGACGAGCAGAATTCGACGTCGCTCTTCAAGCACGCGAAAGTCGCCACTCCCTCCTCATTCTACCGTGTGGTTCCTCCTTACGCTCCTCCCGACTCTGCCTTCATCGGTGTGGACTGCCGGCCAGGTCGTGCTTCCTTCGCCGGGAGGAATCC GTACTGTGagctggaagacaggatggaaaaCATACAAGGACAAGAAAGGTACCCGACTGATGTCAACTTGCTGAAAGCTGCAAGAGAAGGCAATACGCAGCTACTTGAACAACTTCTCGACGAAGAACTTCCAAGTAGACTTAATCATATAGTTGTCTCTGTCCCGACAACGAGCTTTGGTAGTAGTGACGGGGGTATACATGAGGAACAACCAGCCAATGGGCAAGGTGGACATGGAGAAGCAAGCACAAGTCGCCACAGTAATAATTCTCCATCTATGTCTGGTGAAGTAACGCCTGATGGTGGTAGACCTCCACCTGAACATATCGGAGAATTGAGCGGGAGACTTACCAGTCACAGGCATGTTAGTTTAACTCCATTTGTATCCAAGCTTCTCCAAGGAGTGACGTCTGACTTGGATGTGGTGCTCCACATTGCTGCAAAGCTGGGGCACGTCGACTTAGTGAGGGCCATCTCCATGAGGGAGGGTCTGGTAGTCAATGTACCTGCAAAAAACAAGAGAGGAGAGACCCCCTTGCACTGCGCGGCTGCCAACGGGAATGTTGACATGATCGATCTCCTGATACTGATGGCTGGAGAGGTGGGTGCTATGCAACTTCTGAGCGAACGAAACCATAACGGGGAGACATGTTTGCACGAGGCAGTGCGGTGCGGAAACATAGAGGCTGCCAAGAGATTGGTCATGGCGGATGTGGCAGTGCAACACTACAGAGATATATGTAAGAGGCCGTGCGCTGGTGCAAATAGAGGACGATGA